The Streptomyces phaeolivaceus genome has a window encoding:
- a CDS encoding GAF domain-containing protein: MNPHAPSDLLSTTRHDTDWQSHLPEVFDPMAPPVEAFDAFARQVADVLGTPYAMLNWVGDEQYFLGLANPADSELPVLGRTLPLTHGFCPHVVQRRGSLVLTDVLDFDAFAGNPVVDELGVRMYAGAPLIDKRTNHVWGTVCGIDIEPRARSQGRPVWTRIDHMRDLLMTELYLRTSP; the protein is encoded by the coding sequence GTGAACCCCCACGCTCCGTCCGATCTCCTGTCCACCACCAGGCACGACACCGACTGGCAGAGCCACCTGCCCGAGGTCTTCGACCCCATGGCTCCGCCCGTGGAGGCGTTCGACGCCTTCGCCCGGCAGGTCGCCGACGTGCTCGGCACTCCCTACGCCATGCTCAACTGGGTCGGCGACGAACAGTACTTCCTCGGTCTCGCCAATCCCGCCGACAGCGAACTGCCCGTGCTGGGCCGCACCCTGCCGCTGACCCACGGCTTCTGCCCGCACGTCGTCCAGCGCCGGGGCTCGCTGGTTCTGACCGACGTCCTCGATTTCGATGCCTTCGCCGGCAACCCGGTCGTCGACGAACTCGGGGTCCGCATGTACGCAGGAGCCCCCCTCATCGACAAGCGTACGAACCACGTCTGGGGCACCGTCTGCGGGATCGACATCGAGCCGCGCGCTCGCTCGCAAGGCCGCCCGGTGTGGACGCGCATCGACCACATGCGCGACCTGCTCATGACCGAGCTCTACCTCCGTACCAGCCCGTAG
- a CDS encoding acyl-CoA dehydrogenase family protein codes for MSSTTADLTPDYEALVQHFDEFATAEVAPRVQRMESSPHAVERDLALLMAEQGWFGATIPRQYGGMHAGHLAKTLMIQRMARASGAAGAILQASQLPVSMLIHFGSDEQKALLLPQVSCGDTLLSIAVTEEETGSHVLGMETTARRDGNDWILDGSKVHIGNSHIAHFHCVVARTASADTAGSRALTAFLVEHDRDGLTVEPHRPALGLHGFTFGKLTFDGVRIPEANVIGEVGDGKDIAYSSSILYGRPNLAAVSLGIHEAIMECAAGFLQGRRRYNGALADLPVLRDRVGDMKSRLMASRDLAHHAVRMLDSGRPCDDLLINSKYLNHKWAVQSGQDAMELHGAHALRTDYPLQRLWRDVQHTYAPAGTGEVQRQRLAETELGAPPIQWSERLAAKTSLFLPTSTAA; via the coding sequence ATGTCGTCCACGACTGCGGATCTCACGCCCGACTACGAAGCCCTGGTCCAGCACTTCGACGAGTTCGCCACCGCGGAAGTCGCCCCCCGAGTCCAGCGCATGGAGTCCTCCCCCCACGCCGTGGAACGCGACCTGGCCCTGCTCATGGCCGAACAGGGATGGTTCGGCGCCACGATCCCCCGCCAGTACGGCGGTATGCACGCGGGACATCTCGCCAAAACCCTCATGATCCAGAGGATGGCGCGGGCCTCGGGCGCGGCCGGCGCCATCCTGCAGGCCAGCCAGCTGCCCGTATCGATGCTCATCCACTTCGGCAGCGACGAGCAGAAGGCCCTGCTGCTGCCCCAGGTCTCCTGCGGGGACACGCTGCTGTCGATCGCGGTGACCGAAGAGGAGACCGGCAGCCATGTGCTCGGCATGGAGACCACCGCCCGCCGCGACGGCAACGACTGGATCCTCGACGGCAGCAAGGTCCACATCGGCAACAGCCACATCGCCCACTTCCACTGCGTCGTGGCCCGCACCGCCTCCGCCGACACGGCCGGCTCCCGCGCCCTGACCGCGTTCCTCGTCGAACACGACCGCGACGGACTGACCGTCGAACCGCACCGGCCCGCCCTCGGCCTGCACGGCTTCACCTTCGGCAAGCTCACCTTCGACGGCGTACGCATACCCGAGGCCAACGTGATCGGCGAAGTAGGCGACGGCAAAGACATCGCCTACAGCAGCAGCATCCTCTACGGCCGGCCCAACCTCGCCGCGGTCTCCCTCGGCATCCACGAAGCGATCATGGAATGCGCGGCCGGCTTCCTTCAGGGCCGCCGCCGCTACAACGGCGCCCTCGCCGACCTTCCCGTCCTGCGCGACCGGGTCGGCGACATGAAGTCCCGGCTCATGGCGAGCCGCGACCTCGCCCACCACGCCGTACGCATGCTCGACTCCGGCCGCCCCTGCGACGACCTCCTCATCAACTCCAAGTACCTCAACCACAAATGGGCCGTGCAATCGGGCCAGGACGCCATGGAACTGCACGGCGCCCACGCCCTGCGCACGGACTACCCCCTCCAACGGCTGTGGCGGGACGTCCAGCACACCTACGCGCCCGCCGGAACCGGTGAGGTACAGCGCCAGCGCCTGGCGGAAACCGAGCTCGGTGCCCCTCCCATCCAGTGGTCCGAACGGCTCGCCGCCAAAACCTCGCTCTTCCTCCCCACCAGCACAGCCGCCTGA
- a CDS encoding zinc-dependent metalloprotease, whose translation MTIIDVPNETRGHSGLAEEIEQILRDTASLIQEVTDLSCPTLVFRLLTPRAWRAEIRAWAERSLEEDLAQARLTAPEADRVRGRLTAWDASDLRPGWPMNPGLTITDHYGEPRTLITPQALHHTGVRYDRTALIRFVVHAGVHHAQIAASTGTLPPPPIRAAARVHEDSATRTLMEGHATWAEQKVAGAYFGFCREHRPREVPRSWRYRQHARLIPWLQPPADLTSLMCARAADPSPPAREDGASFVQAVIEVSGSVAPFNRIWTDPSLAPTNREITHPEAWFSRVSIEGPALL comes from the coding sequence GTGACGATCATCGACGTCCCCAATGAGACACGGGGCCACTCCGGGCTCGCCGAGGAAATCGAGCAGATCCTGCGGGACACCGCGTCTTTGATCCAGGAGGTCACGGACCTGTCCTGCCCGACGCTGGTGTTCCGGCTGCTCACTCCCCGCGCCTGGAGGGCCGAGATCCGGGCATGGGCCGAGCGGTCGCTGGAGGAAGACCTTGCACAGGCCCGCCTCACCGCGCCGGAAGCCGACCGGGTGCGCGGCCGGCTCACGGCATGGGACGCCAGCGACCTGCGCCCGGGCTGGCCGATGAACCCCGGCCTGACGATCACCGACCACTACGGCGAACCCCGCACGCTGATCACACCGCAGGCCCTGCACCACACGGGGGTCCGCTACGACCGCACCGCGCTGATCCGCTTCGTCGTCCACGCCGGTGTCCACCACGCTCAGATCGCAGCAAGCACAGGCACGCTCCCCCCGCCCCCGATCCGTGCTGCTGCCCGCGTGCACGAGGACTCGGCCACGAGGACCCTGATGGAGGGGCATGCCACCTGGGCCGAACAGAAAGTGGCAGGCGCCTACTTCGGATTCTGCCGGGAGCACCGGCCCCGAGAAGTGCCGCGCTCATGGCGGTACCGGCAGCATGCCCGACTGATCCCCTGGTTGCAGCCCCCTGCGGATCTCACCTCGCTGATGTGCGCGCGAGCAGCGGATCCGAGTCCACCGGCCCGCGAAGACGGCGCGAGTTTTGTCCAGGCAGTCATCGAAGTCTCCGGCAGCGTCGCCCCGTTCAACCGGATCTGGACCGACCCCTCGCTCGCCCCCACGAACCGGGAAATCACCCATCCCGAGGCATGGTTCAGCCGCGTCAGCATCGAAGGACCAGCGCTCCTGTAA
- a CDS encoding DEAD/DEAH box helicase, producing MRPYQKEVHDAVVTGLTNGTRGQLHAACGSGKTFMALRAVEELVPGDGMIVVLAPSLALVAQILREWQDAGVVGFRAMAVCSDEKVSDVPVRTEDFEVPVSTDPDVITSWLSGGRRRIIFGTYASAARIGESLRQAGLEVDMLVCDEGHHLFGKRDAARRRVVTDSAFLPHRSRLVMTATPNVTGGQAGDALTWQSEELFGPVLYRYPFARGIAEGYLKDYRLVVLGISDAEARALLADTASDYVDGEIALRTVVAQAALAHARNTYGTERAITFHPRVQQAADFARTLPATIARLPAAKQPAGMVHATHISGAMDTAEREGIMARLAQPPAGGWTVVSNAQCLTEGVDVPAVDTIVFTHPSRSAAKVTQAVGRAMRRSRHTASIATIIVPVIVPDTTAEVDDELDAGDFEALFEVVRALRAHDDVFGAELDRERANLSLRTAGRKGAEGPGAQEGEESDLPKRITFHLPEGTSDRILHQLRLLTVRNSTSSWWEGYADAVAFHKEHGHLNVPENQLGASGRQLTAWIATLRRHRRKGWVPQDRIDAMDRIGMEWEPLDARRQQLLSDARAYQQKHGNIDVPDSHVTPEGRLLGSQFKALRTAYREGRLHQPLVRALDELGMRWDPQAAKKQELLDACDRYLQRFGNLEVPVKYVDTEGYRLGPALSYVRSVAQGTVKDREGNARTLDADQRTELERRGVVLDFRVTALDQDLKTALVEKVQAGTQLKDARKALGISDSAVITARQKDTEFDVRLKVALRAQYRVLDESEKQALIDEVASGTSIRKARQILSLSASSIATARKKDAQFDARLKSALQQQSRPLAAAEERA from the coding sequence ATGCGTCCGTATCAGAAGGAGGTGCACGACGCGGTTGTCACCGGGCTGACGAACGGGACCCGGGGACAACTGCACGCGGCGTGCGGGTCCGGCAAAACCTTCATGGCGCTGCGTGCGGTGGAGGAACTGGTCCCGGGAGACGGGATGATCGTGGTCCTGGCCCCGTCACTGGCTCTGGTCGCGCAGATCTTGCGGGAGTGGCAGGACGCCGGCGTGGTCGGGTTCCGTGCGATGGCGGTCTGCTCGGACGAGAAGGTCTCCGACGTCCCGGTACGGACCGAGGATTTCGAGGTGCCGGTCAGTACTGATCCGGACGTGATCACCTCCTGGTTGAGCGGTGGCAGGCGCCGGATCATCTTCGGCACCTACGCATCTGCCGCCCGGATCGGTGAAAGTCTGCGGCAGGCCGGTCTCGAAGTCGACATGCTGGTGTGCGACGAGGGGCACCACCTGTTCGGCAAACGGGATGCCGCCCGTCGTCGGGTCGTCACCGACTCGGCTTTCCTGCCCCACCGCAGCCGACTGGTGATGACGGCAACGCCGAACGTGACAGGCGGCCAGGCCGGGGATGCGTTGACCTGGCAGAGCGAGGAACTGTTCGGGCCGGTGCTGTACCGGTACCCCTTCGCCCGCGGGATCGCCGAGGGGTATCTGAAGGACTACCGGCTGGTGGTGCTGGGCATCAGCGACGCCGAGGCCCGTGCCCTGCTCGCCGACACCGCATCCGACTACGTAGACGGCGAGATCGCTCTGAGGACCGTCGTCGCGCAGGCCGCGCTGGCACACGCCCGCAACACCTACGGCACCGAGCGCGCCATCACCTTCCACCCCCGGGTGCAGCAGGCCGCCGACTTCGCACGCACCCTTCCCGCCACCATCGCCCGCCTGCCCGCCGCCAAGCAGCCGGCGGGCATGGTCCACGCTACCCACATCAGCGGGGCGATGGACACCGCCGAGCGGGAGGGCATCATGGCGCGGCTGGCGCAGCCGCCCGCCGGCGGATGGACGGTGGTCTCCAACGCGCAGTGCCTGACCGAGGGCGTTGATGTTCCGGCGGTGGACACGATCGTCTTCACCCACCCGTCCCGGTCCGCGGCCAAGGTGACCCAGGCCGTGGGCCGGGCCATGCGCCGAAGCCGCCACACAGCCTCCATCGCCACGATCATCGTGCCGGTCATCGTTCCGGACACCACCGCCGAGGTCGACGACGAACTCGACGCCGGCGACTTCGAAGCTCTCTTCGAAGTCGTACGTGCCCTCAGGGCCCACGACGACGTCTTCGGCGCCGAACTGGACCGGGAACGCGCGAACTTGTCGCTGCGCACCGCCGGCAGGAAGGGCGCCGAGGGACCCGGAGCGCAGGAAGGGGAGGAATCCGACCTACCGAAGAGGATCACCTTCCACCTGCCGGAGGGCACATCCGACCGTATCCTCCATCAGCTGCGTCTGCTAACGGTACGCAACTCCACCTCCTCCTGGTGGGAGGGATACGCGGACGCGGTCGCCTTCCACAAGGAGCACGGCCACCTGAACGTGCCGGAGAACCAGCTCGGCGCCAGTGGCCGCCAGCTGACCGCATGGATAGCCACCTTGCGCAGGCATCGCCGCAAGGGGTGGGTTCCCCAGGACCGTATCGACGCCATGGACCGCATCGGCATGGAGTGGGAACCACTGGATGCCCGGCGGCAGCAACTGCTCAGCGATGCCCGCGCCTACCAGCAAAAACACGGCAACATCGACGTGCCCGACAGCCATGTCACGCCCGAGGGGAGGCTGCTGGGCTCGCAGTTCAAGGCACTGCGTACCGCCTACCGTGAAGGCCGCCTGCACCAGCCCCTGGTCCGCGCGCTGGACGAATTGGGAATGCGCTGGGACCCGCAAGCCGCCAAGAAGCAGGAACTGCTGGACGCCTGCGACCGTTACCTCCAGCGTTTCGGAAATCTCGAAGTACCGGTCAAATACGTCGACACCGAAGGCTACCGCCTCGGCCCGGCCCTCTCCTACGTGCGCTCCGTCGCTCAGGGCACCGTCAAAGACCGGGAGGGAAACGCGCGGACCCTGGATGCCGACCAGCGTACCGAGCTGGAGAGACGTGGAGTTGTCCTGGACTTCCGGGTCACTGCCCTGGACCAGGACCTCAAGACGGCCCTGGTCGAGAAAGTCCAAGCCGGAACGCAACTCAAGGACGCCCGCAAAGCACTCGGCATCAGCGATTCCGCAGTCATCACGGCACGGCAGAAGGACACAGAGTTCGACGTCCGCCTGAAAGTCGCTCTCCGGGCCCAGTACCGCGTCCTGGACGAGTCGGAAAAGCAAGCTCTGATCGACGAAGTCGCATCCGGAACCTCAATCCGAAAAGCCCGCCAAATTCTCTCCCTGTCCGCTTCCTCCATTGCGACGGCGCGAAAGAAAGACGCCCAGTTCGATGCCCGCTTGAAATCCGCTCTTCAGCAGCAGAGTCGCCCCTTGGCCGCGGCGGAAGAAAGGGCCTGA
- a CDS encoding ATP-binding cassette domain-containing protein, which produces MTQPTVPAQGSRPPSDAAMTAVAPPAPAEIKYTGQYSVNPMDGVSFRALCARIPSVMKRIAGMSWAVDRTAVVLLVVCQVTVGLSAAGQLTATSDVMRSLFGDGTVQERLHQALPALIFVAVMAALSRTASAVSAYGDRRITPKLTTEADTTLVSSVCQVEAAAYSEDGFHDRQEAAEMGVIRTHVMVADAQQLMSSLIQLVTACSVLAVLDWRLLPFLLLAVLPAGVGSVLTARVDYEIHYANIANRNARGMMRWWATSPKYGDEVRANSMSGYLLYWYRILSQQADERSLAAAPRILRINLASAACGGLFLVATWAALYWLAATGQIAVAIAATAVFAVRTTLGALTQLVRSAAAVFHTSLYLGDMTTFLDEAQEKAPHRGELTVRAPLDEVCVRGAVYHYPGKDKPALDGVSLTLKRGQILALVGVNGSGKTTLTRLLAGILLADEGTVTWNGTDLAEVDPDTVWALTGLVPQVFAQWPLRLRENVNLGQPRSGGDVPVWEAIDAVGLREAVEDLPDQLDTLLAREIFSGVELSGGQWQRVACARGLHRLPELLIMDEPTSQVDPEGEHRAFETLKAMAADRITIVVTHRLENTKIADEIVVMEEGRVTEHGTYEDLACGDGTFARLLALSQDR; this is translated from the coding sequence ATGACGCAGCCGACGGTGCCCGCGCAGGGCTCCCGCCCCCCGTCCGACGCCGCCATGACCGCAGTTGCGCCGCCGGCACCCGCGGAGATCAAGTACACCGGCCAGTACTCGGTCAACCCCATGGACGGGGTCTCGTTTAGGGCCCTGTGCGCCCGGATCCCGTCGGTGATGAAACGGATCGCGGGCATGTCATGGGCGGTCGACCGGACGGCGGTCGTCCTGCTGGTGGTATGCCAGGTGACGGTCGGCCTGTCGGCGGCCGGACAGCTGACCGCCACGTCGGACGTCATGCGCTCGCTCTTCGGCGACGGAACGGTACAGGAGCGGCTGCACCAGGCGCTGCCGGCGCTGATCTTCGTCGCGGTGATGGCCGCCCTGTCCCGCACCGCGAGTGCGGTCTCGGCCTACGGTGACCGGCGCATCACCCCGAAGCTGACCACCGAGGCCGACACGACACTGGTCTCCTCGGTGTGCCAGGTGGAGGCCGCCGCCTACAGCGAGGACGGATTCCACGACCGGCAGGAAGCCGCCGAGATGGGCGTGATCCGCACCCATGTGATGGTCGCCGACGCCCAGCAGCTGATGTCCTCACTGATCCAACTGGTCACGGCGTGCTCGGTCCTGGCCGTGCTGGACTGGCGGCTGCTGCCGTTCCTGCTGCTGGCCGTCCTCCCGGCCGGCGTCGGCTCGGTGCTCACCGCGCGCGTCGACTACGAGATCCACTACGCAAACATCGCCAACCGCAACGCCCGGGGGATGATGCGCTGGTGGGCGACGAGCCCGAAATACGGGGACGAGGTCCGCGCCAACTCGATGTCCGGCTACCTGCTGTACTGGTACCGGATATTGTCGCAACAGGCGGACGAGCGCTCGCTGGCCGCAGCTCCCCGGATCCTGCGGATCAACCTCGCTTCAGCCGCGTGCGGCGGGCTGTTCCTGGTGGCCACCTGGGCGGCGCTGTACTGGCTGGCGGCCACCGGCCAGATCGCGGTGGCGATCGCCGCGACCGCGGTCTTCGCCGTGCGGACCACCCTGGGCGCGCTGACCCAGCTGGTCCGCAGCGCCGCCGCGGTCTTCCACACCAGCCTCTACCTCGGCGACATGACCACCTTCCTCGACGAGGCCCAGGAAAAGGCCCCTCACCGCGGGGAGTTGACGGTGCGGGCGCCCCTCGACGAGGTCTGCGTGCGGGGGGCGGTGTACCACTACCCGGGCAAGGACAAGCCGGCCCTCGACGGGGTGTCGCTGACGCTCAAGCGCGGGCAGATCCTGGCGCTGGTCGGCGTGAACGGTTCCGGCAAGACCACCCTGACTCGCCTGCTCGCCGGGATCCTCCTGGCCGACGAGGGCACGGTGACCTGGAACGGGACCGACCTCGCCGAGGTGGACCCGGACACCGTGTGGGCGCTTACCGGTCTGGTCCCGCAGGTCTTCGCGCAGTGGCCGCTCAGGCTGCGGGAGAACGTCAATCTCGGCCAGCCCCGCTCCGGTGGCGATGTGCCGGTGTGGGAGGCGATCGACGCCGTCGGACTGCGCGAGGCGGTCGAGGACCTGCCCGACCAGCTCGACACCCTGCTGGCGCGGGAGATCTTCAGCGGGGTGGAGCTGTCCGGCGGACAGTGGCAGCGGGTGGCGTGCGCCCGGGGGCTGCACCGGCTCCCGGAGCTGCTGATCATGGACGAGCCGACCTCTCAGGTCGACCCGGAAGGCGAACACCGGGCATTCGAGACGCTCAAAGCCATGGCGGCGGACCGCATCACGATCGTGGTGACGCACCGACTGGAGAACACCAAGATCGCTGACGAGATCGTGGTGATGGAGGAAGGCCGGGTCACCGAGCACGGCACCTACGAGGACCTCGCCTGCGGCGACGGAACCTTCGCGCGGCTGCTGGCCCTGTCACAAGACCGCTGA